The nucleotide window TTTGGCATTTCGGACAGATTTCTGCCAAAATTCCATCAGCCTTTTTTTTCTCAACCGCGATTTCCTGTTTTTGGATGCTTTGCGCATGCGATATATTGGCACGTCTGGTTTCGCTTCGAACTTCATAGACCAAAGCTTCGACCATGCGTTTCATGTTATTGATAAATGATCCAGCGGTAAATTCCCCTTTTTCAATGTCTTTCAATTGCTTTTCCCAAGTTCCAGTAAGTTCAGCTGACTTAATCAATTCATTCTGAATGGTATCAATCAACTGAATTCCCGTTGGTGTAGGCAATACCTGTTTTTTGTTCCGAATAATATATTGGCGTTTAAAAAGCGTTTCGATAATATTTGCCCGCGTTGACGGACGCCCGATGCCGTTCTCTTTCATCAATTCACGTAAATCTTCATCGTCAACCTGTTTTCCGGCGGTTTCCATGGCACGTAACAATGTTGCCTCTGTAAATTGATTGGGCGGTTTTGTTTCTTTTTGAAGGAAAGAAGGTTCATGCGGTCCTTTTTCACCCACAATAAAACTTGGCAATATATCCGCTTCTTTTTCTTTGGCGTTTGGGTCTTCAAAAACAACTCGAAATCCTTTTTTTAGGATTTCTTTTCCCGTGGCTTTAAAAGTGACATCAGCCGCTTTTCCTATTACAGTCGTGTTGGCAACCAAACAATCATCATAAAACACGGCAATAAATCTTTTTACAATAATATCATACACCTGTTGCTGATTGTATTGTAAATTAATTTCCACGCCGGTTGGAATAATCGCGTGGTGATCGGTTACTTTTTTGTCGTTGAAAACCTTGGGTGATTTTTTTATTTTTTTCTCCAAAAGAGGTTGTGTCAACTCGGCATAATTGGTTAATTTTTGCAGAATTCCAGGCACTTTCGGATAAATGTCATTTGGTAAAAAAGTCGTGTCAACTCTAGGGTAAGTGATTGCTTTTTGTTCGTATAATGTTTGCGCAATTTTCAGCGTTTCATCTGCCGAAAAGCCAAATTTTTGATTGCAATAGACTTGCAGTCCTGTTAAATCAAAAAGTTTTGGAGCGTATTCGTTTCCGTTCTTTTTTTCGACAGAAACAATTTCGAACTCGCTTTCTTTGACTTTATTGGCCAAAATTTCTCCATCTTCTTTTTTCAAAAAACGACCTTCTTCATAACTAAAAAGCGTTTCTCTGTATAAAGTCTGCAACTCCCAATACGGTTGCGGTTTGAAATTCTCGATTTCCTTAAAACGGTCCACAACCATTGCCAATGTTGGCGTTTGCACTCGTCCGATGGATAATACTTGCTTGTAACCGCCATGCTTTACGGTGTACAAACGGGTGGCATTCATCCCGAGTAACCAGTCGCCAATAGCTCTTGAAAAACCAGCGTAATATAAATTATCGTAATTGGTTGATGGTTTTAGATTTTCAAAACCCTCTTTGATGGCTTCGGTGGTTAGGGACGAAATCCACAAGCGTTTTACTTCGCCTTTGTACTGCGCTTCATTCATCACCC belongs to Flavobacterium gilvum and includes:
- a CDS encoding type IA DNA topoisomerase, which encodes MKVCIAEKPSVAREIASVLGANTKHDGYFEGNGYQVTYTFGHLCTLKEPNDYKPHWKGWDLNNLPMLPEKFETKVVDNSGIQKQFKIVKSLFDKAELVINCGDAGQEGELIQRWVMNEAQYKGEVKRLWISSLTTEAIKEGFENLKPSTNYDNLYYAGFSRAIGDWLLGMNATRLYTVKHGGYKQVLSIGRVQTPTLAMVVDRFKEIENFKPQPYWELQTLYRETLFSYEEGRFLKKEDGEILANKVKESEFEIVSVEKKNGNEYAPKLFDLTGLQVYCNQKFGFSADETLKIAQTLYEQKAITYPRVDTTFLPNDIYPKVPGILQKLTNYAELTQPLLEKKIKKSPKVFNDKKVTDHHAIIPTGVEINLQYNQQQVYDIIVKRFIAVFYDDCLVANTTVIGKAADVTFKATGKEILKKGFRVVFEDPNAKEKEADILPSFIVGEKGPHEPSFLQKETKPPNQFTEATLLRAMETAGKQVDDEDLRELMKENGIGRPSTRANIIETLFKRQYIIRNKKQVLPTPTGIQLIDTIQNELIKSAELTGTWEKQLKDIEKGEFTAGSFINNMKRMVEALVYEVRSETRRANISHAQSIQKQEIAVEKKKADGILAEICPKCQKGNFIKGKSAYGCSEYKSGCDFVLPYVFAEKKISENQYLRLLQKGSTVNIKGFKNDSGTIEGLIRFEENYKLKLEPKKTEPKTSSTTSETLTCPKCKKGTVLKGKTAYGCGDYKLGCDFKVTFDEVRAKLKDQKPTKELVYSILQKSFL